One window from the genome of Leptospiraceae bacterium encodes:
- the ftsZ gene encoding cell division protein FtsZ, whose protein sequence is MIELDQDRNPPAIIKVVGVGGGGSNAVDRMITNQLQFVEFIAINTDEQALSHSKAQNKLVIGKKITMGLGAGGDPEIGQRAAKEDREKIAKLLDNANMVFITAGMGGGTGTGAAPIVAEIAKSLGALTVAVVTLPFVFEGKVREKNAKMGIEALRQVVDTLIVIKNDQIFQIIEPNTPAKKALKIIDEILYNAVRGISDIINKAGIINVDFADVKNIMKSSGEAVLGFGRGVGENKVRDAVNQAMNNVLLENPDISGATGVLLNVIGGRDLSLQDWKDVSEYITKNVDPEANKIIGLTIDENLENEVQVIVIATGFKKRTKAGKPQEVIINQQEKIFTKKDEIQPQERKLTTQKEPYPYRRSLENQQTINVKNWESQFQKEEETLYTLNFVNEQPSSKNFKKELIPKEEVIEAYIPEKTKKKLYFNTDDDFIEWDFEELKEPAYLRRKKVDGSHKWM, encoded by the coding sequence ATGATTGAATTAGATCAAGACAGAAATCCACCTGCTATCATTAAGGTCGTGGGGGTTGGCGGGGGCGGTTCCAATGCTGTGGATCGAATGATCACCAATCAATTACAATTTGTAGAATTCATAGCAATCAATACCGATGAGCAAGCACTCAGTCATTCTAAGGCTCAAAACAAACTTGTCATAGGGAAAAAGATCACGATGGGACTAGGAGCTGGGGGTGATCCGGAAATCGGACAAAGAGCGGCAAAAGAAGATCGAGAAAAAATCGCAAAACTATTAGATAATGCGAACATGGTCTTCATCACAGCAGGGATGGGAGGAGGAACAGGCACAGGAGCTGCTCCCATTGTGGCAGAAATAGCAAAAAGTTTGGGAGCTCTAACAGTTGCTGTTGTGACTTTACCATTTGTTTTTGAAGGAAAGGTGCGGGAAAAAAACGCCAAAATGGGGATTGAAGCTCTAAGACAGGTTGTAGATACTTTGATTGTGATCAAAAATGATCAAATTTTCCAAATCATTGAACCGAATACTCCTGCCAAGAAAGCCCTAAAGATCATTGATGAGATCCTTTATAATGCTGTAAGGGGAATTTCGGATATCATCAACAAAGCAGGTATTATCAATGTTGATTTTGCAGATGTAAAAAATATCATGAAGTCTTCTGGAGAGGCTGTTTTAGGTTTTGGAAGAGGAGTAGGAGAAAATAAAGTTCGAGATGCTGTCAATCAGGCAATGAACAATGTGCTTTTGGAAAATCCTGATATTTCTGGGGCAACGGGAGTTTTGTTGAATGTGATTGGAGGACGGGATTTATCTTTACAGGACTGGAAGGATGTATCAGAATATATCACGAAAAACGTGGATCCAGAAGCCAATAAAATCATCGGACTAACCATTGATGAAAACTTAGAAAACGAAGTTCAAGTGATCGTGATTGCAACTGGGTTCAAAAAACGAACCAAAGCTGGAAAGCCTCAAGAAGTTATCATCAACCAGCAAGAAAAGATCTTCACCAAAAAAGACGAAATCCAACCTCAAGAACGAAAATTAACTACTCAAAAAGAACCATATCCTTATCGAAGGAGTTTGGAAAATCAACAAACGATAAATGTGAAGAATTGGGAATCTCAATTCCAAAAAGAAGAAGAAACACTTTATACATTGAATTTTGTGAATGAACAACCATCTTCAAAGAATTTCAAGAAAGAACTTATTCCAAAAGAAGAAGTAATTGAAGCCTACATTCCAGAAAAAACCAAAAAGAAACTTTATTTCAACACAGATGATGATTTCATCGAATGGGATTTCGAGGAGCTGAAAGAACCAGCCTACTTACGAAGAAAAAAAGTCGATGGAAGTCATAAGTGGATGTGA
- the ftsA gene encoding cell division protein FtsA: protein MNTLFCAVDIGSFSTKCVIAAINTYKKIEVLGFSNVLSEGIKNAEIINIEKAIASVKASISEATKMSGITKIHRVVVNISSSKIRSESSIGICSISNEDRIITDEDVDRAIQNAKEIQIPSEYSILHILSREYLIDRKMRVPNPLGMVGSRLEADVLIIISPINLIKNIYKIFQHLDLEIDHLVLNAIASSEAVIKESERNSNFIVIDIGHETTDVAVINHGSYMYTFSIPLGGYHFTSDLGSAFKLPTFISEILKKRDGIAFNDDIDPTKKVEIPSSPGGTKRFVYLKDIAMVLEARAEELFEIIYKIIHKKLDKDKQNFSFVVLTGGGSLLVGLDKIAEKIFGIPSKIGKPVEIEDVFNEVASPEFSTAMGLIKFMSKHIMFERLDKAHDSNKTPKKDTKIKGIFRHLFG from the coding sequence ATGAATACTTTATTTTGTGCTGTAGATATCGGTTCTTTTTCTACTAAATGTGTTATTGCTGCGATAAATACCTACAAAAAGATAGAAGTTCTGGGGTTTAGCAATGTATTATCAGAAGGAATAAAAAATGCAGAAATTATCAATATTGAAAAGGCAATAGCTTCTGTTAAAGCATCCATAAGTGAAGCTACTAAGATGAGTGGGATTACAAAAATTCATCGTGTAGTTGTGAATATATCTAGTAGCAAAATCAGAAGTGAAAGTTCAATTGGGATTTGTTCCATATCGAATGAAGACCGCATCATCACAGATGAAGATGTGGATAGAGCTATCCAGAATGCGAAAGAAATCCAAATACCTTCAGAATACAGTATTTTGCATATTCTATCAAGAGAATATTTGATTGATCGAAAAATGCGAGTTCCTAATCCTTTGGGGATGGTTGGTTCTCGATTAGAAGCAGATGTTCTTATCATTATATCACCTATTAATTTGATAAAAAACATTTACAAAATTTTTCAGCATTTAGACTTAGAAATAGATCACTTAGTTCTGAATGCCATTGCTTCATCTGAAGCAGTAATAAAAGAATCAGAAAGAAATTCGAATTTTATTGTGATTGATATTGGTCATGAAACTACTGATGTAGCTGTGATAAATCATGGAAGTTATATGTATACTTTTTCAATTCCTTTGGGGGGATATCATTTCACCTCTGATTTAGGAAGTGCTTTTAAATTACCTACGTTCATTTCAGAAATTTTAAAAAAACGTGATGGTATTGCGTTCAACGATGACATAGATCCAACAAAAAAAGTCGAAATTCCATCAAGCCCTGGAGGTACTAAAAGGTTTGTGTATTTGAAAGATATAGCCATGGTTTTAGAAGCAAGAGCAGAGGAACTTTTTGAGATAATTTACAAAATCATACACAAAAAATTGGATAAAGATAAGCAAAATTTTTCTTTTGTGGTCTTAACTGGAGGCGGTAGTCTTCTTGTAGGTTTGGATAAAATTGCTGAGAAAATATTTGGTATCCCTTCAAAAATAGGAAAGCCTGTTGAAATCGAAGATGTGTTTAATGAAGTAGCTTCTCCTGAATTTTCAACGGCTATGGGACTCATCAAGTTTATGTCAAAACATATAATGTTCGAAAGATTAGATAAAGCTCACGATTCTAATAAAACTCCCAAGAAAGATACAAAAATAAAAGGTATCTTTCGACACCTTTTTGGTTGA
- the queA gene encoding tRNA preQ1(34) S-adenosylmethionine ribosyltransferase-isomerase QueA — protein MMKETHIEELNEYRFDLPEELIAKYPAIPRDSARLMILKNQTIQHDIFANIDKYLSEKSILVFNNTKVSQRRVFLKRKKTQKTFEVLFLEPIENNLWKCLIRKGSKLSLKEELKLGEYTFIIEKKEERFYYVSCWMNQHPAMIDISSAENFFLRYGEPPIPPYLKRRANEIDKIYYQTIFAEKPGSVAAPTASLHFTEHLLNKLYKKHIILFITLHIGYGTFSPLTEKELKTKELHEEPYEIPNEVAQILNENHKKFPIVAVGTTTLRALEDNFRKFQQFQAGKFSTKLFLKPPDLILSTEYLITNFHLPASSLFMLVCAFGGKEFLKQAYDIAIKERYRFYSYGDGMLLQNQIYL, from the coding sequence ATGATGAAGGAAACTCACATTGAAGAATTAAACGAATATAGATTTGATTTACCCGAAGAACTCATTGCAAAATACCCAGCAATTCCAAGAGACTCCGCAAGACTAATGATCCTCAAAAATCAAACCATCCAGCATGATATTTTCGCTAATATTGATAAATATCTTTCCGAAAAATCCATTTTGGTTTTCAACAACACAAAAGTTTCTCAAAGAAGAGTTTTTCTAAAAAGAAAAAAAACCCAGAAAACCTTCGAGGTTCTTTTTTTAGAACCAATAGAAAACAATCTCTGGAAGTGTCTTATCCGAAAAGGAAGTAAACTCTCACTAAAAGAAGAACTTAAACTCGGAGAATATACCTTCATAATAGAAAAAAAAGAAGAGCGGTTTTATTACGTCAGTTGTTGGATGAACCAACATCCAGCCATGATCGATATCTCTTCAGCTGAAAATTTTTTTCTTCGATATGGAGAACCTCCAATTCCACCTTATTTGAAGCGAAGAGCCAATGAAATAGACAAGATTTACTACCAAACCATTTTTGCCGAAAAACCGGGAAGTGTTGCTGCACCAACAGCTTCTTTACACTTCACAGAACATTTACTTAACAAACTTTATAAAAAACATATAATTCTTTTCATCACCCTTCATATTGGTTATGGAACTTTTTCGCCATTAACAGAGAAAGAACTGAAAACAAAAGAATTACACGAAGAACCCTATGAAATCCCCAATGAAGTAGCTCAGATTCTAAACGAAAACCACAAAAAATTTCCCATAGTTGCTGTGGGAACCACGACCCTCAGAGCATTAGAAGATAACTTCAGAAAATTCCAGCAATTTCAAGCAGGCAAATTCTCAACAAAATTGTTTCTAAAACCACCTGATTTGATTTTATCGACGGAATATCTGATTACGAATTTTCATCTTCCTGCCTCATCACTTTTTATGCTCGTCTGTGCTTTCGGCGGAAAGGAATTTCTAAAACAAGCATACGATATAGCCATCAAAGAAAGGTATAGATTTTATAGCTACGGGGACGGAATGCTTTTACAAAATCAAATCTATTTATAA
- a CDS encoding DUF1574 domain-containing protein, whose translation MKKHLVAYFPLGIVFLLFLLDKIFLIKEIQFLTQKDPTFLYYQYKEELIQKLSHSEPKKKNLVVMGSSRFMFFDYQEFKKNFPDWELYNFSVPVNSPAYYLYIVEKILDASSKIDFVVLETDPFQFNEYSPGFRRSNLPYTFDFSFVIRYFSLFERDEVSAFLGYNLFAGKRYPPDIYVLWQRLKNPQEPIYQFLYQVDRFQRENQGCGLPPILNKEWYMRDLAEMEISAYGNILWLYKNYSFSKRQWEFFQRTIELIEKNNITYLLVKPPVSPVMEEMLQQMEQTQKATQIWKEKMQTFLEKSQLMDFSSNTRFFCNTFFDATHMSIECYHFVLEEILKWYQNRLRKSNLPRN comes from the coding sequence ATGAAAAAACACCTCGTAGCCTATTTTCCTTTAGGGATAGTTTTTCTTCTTTTTCTTTTGGATAAAATTTTCTTAATAAAAGAAATCCAATTTCTTACCCAAAAAGATCCCACGTTTCTTTATTACCAATATAAAGAAGAACTGATCCAAAAACTTTCACACTCAGAGCCAAAAAAGAAAAACTTAGTGGTAATGGGAAGTTCCCGATTCATGTTTTTTGATTATCAAGAATTCAAAAAGAATTTTCCTGATTGGGAACTTTATAACTTCTCTGTTCCTGTAAACTCACCAGCCTATTATCTTTACATCGTTGAAAAGATTTTGGATGCTTCATCAAAGATTGATTTTGTGGTTTTAGAAACTGATCCTTTTCAATTCAATGAATATTCTCCTGGTTTTCGAAGGTCAAATCTTCCTTATACGTTTGATTTTTCATTTGTGATTCGGTATTTTTCTTTATTCGAAAGGGATGAGGTCAGCGCCTTTTTGGGTTATAACCTTTTTGCAGGAAAGCGTTATCCACCTGATATTTATGTTTTGTGGCAGCGACTCAAAAATCCTCAAGAACCAATCTATCAATTTTTATATCAAGTAGATAGGTTCCAGAGAGAAAACCAAGGGTGTGGGCTTCCTCCCATTCTCAATAAAGAATGGTATATGCGGGATTTAGCAGAAATGGAGATCAGTGCTTACGGAAACATCCTGTGGTTGTATAAAAATTATTCTTTTTCGAAAAGGCAGTGGGAGTTTTTCCAAAGAACCATCGAGCTTATCGAGAAAAACAATATTACATATCTTCTCGTAAAGCCTCCGGTTTCCCCGGTGATGGAGGAGATGCTACAACAAATGGAACAAACCCAAAAAGCCACTCAAATCTGGAAGGAGAAGATGCAAACATTTCTTGAAAAAAGTCAGTTGATGGATTTTAGTTCCAACACAAGGTTTTTCTGTAATACATTTTTTGATGCTACCCATATGTCCATTGAGTGTTATCATTTTGTTTTAGAAGAAATTCTAAAATGGTATCAAAATCGATTGAGAAAGTCTAATCTTCCAAGAAATTGA
- a CDS encoding DUF2029 domain-containing protein, with amino-acid sequence MKIENSWKSIFLQCKQKILLIFLKYKNIYFSFGVLFLVLLINSLEILSPTTQTWEWKSRSDFEDYYHASLRIRNHQSPYYEEKIEWFLNHQSELPSLLKEGNFQKLYDFLSQIKGIGTYLYPPLFGFLIIPLTFFSYEVAGMVFQIFQLLILGVSLWLLYQLAYQLGVRSKRKILRGILLSLVFTFPYLIQNSSNGNIGFFLIFFLVLTLNFFYYSKNFTLDFVLGVFVGFTMMIKIITGFIVLFFFIQRRYSVLLGTFLGIFLAIFLPSLYLGWEKNWEFFRFWYELIMGTYQEFGFVRPYTNNQSLSGALGKLFLTFADFKQHLYGLPLVPLSFETIKVLITSLNSFVLGVLLVLSFAFWIFSFKDQNLTLYYLYFLFLSALLTSGISWYHTFGILIVAYFFYFLKHDEIHHGLFVFPSIFVWILMFLPYGVRDFFSIYSFFTWINFGIWIFLAFKLFGSITFVVKNQT; translated from the coding sequence ATGAAAATTGAAAATTCATGGAAAAGTATATTTTTACAATGCAAACAAAAGATACTCTTGATTTTTCTTAAATACAAAAATATTTATTTTTCTTTTGGAGTTCTTTTTTTGGTTTTGTTGATAAATTCATTGGAAATCCTTTCTCCCACAACACAAACTTGGGAGTGGAAAAGTAGAAGTGATTTCGAAGATTACTACCATGCATCACTGAGAATTCGAAATCATCAAAGCCCTTACTACGAAGAAAAAATCGAATGGTTTTTGAACCACCAGTCGGAGCTCCCATCCCTCTTAAAAGAAGGAAATTTCCAAAAGCTATATGATTTTTTAAGCCAAATAAAAGGGATTGGAACGTATTTATATCCTCCTCTTTTTGGATTCCTTATCATACCCTTGACGTTTTTTTCTTATGAGGTTGCGGGGATGGTATTTCAGATTTTTCAACTTTTGATTTTGGGAGTTTCTTTGTGGCTTTTGTATCAGCTTGCATATCAATTAGGTGTGAGATCTAAGCGAAAAATTTTGAGGGGGATTTTACTTTCTTTGGTTTTTACATTTCCATACCTCATTCAAAACAGCAGTAATGGAAATATTGGTTTTTTTTTGATCTTCTTTTTGGTCTTGACGTTAAATTTTTTTTACTACTCCAAAAATTTTACCCTTGATTTTGTTTTGGGGGTTTTTGTGGGATTTACCATGATGATAAAAATCATTACGGGTTTTATCGTTTTGTTCTTTTTCATTCAACGACGATATAGTGTCCTATTGGGGACGTTTTTAGGAATTTTTTTGGCTATTTTTTTGCCATCACTTTATTTGGGGTGGGAGAAAAACTGGGAATTTTTTCGTTTTTGGTATGAATTGATCATGGGAACTTATCAAGAATTCGGATTCGTTCGACCCTATACTAACAATCAATCTTTGTCTGGAGCTTTGGGGAAGTTGTTTCTTACTTTCGCTGATTTTAAGCAGCATCTCTATGGTTTACCGTTAGTTCCTCTTTCTTTTGAAACGATAAAAGTTCTCATAACTTCGTTAAATTCTTTTGTATTGGGGGTTCTTTTGGTTTTGAGTTTTGCCTTCTGGATTTTCTCGTTCAAAGATCAAAATTTGACTTTGTATTATTTATATTTTCTTTTTCTTTCTGCTTTGCTCACCTCTGGGATTAGTTGGTATCATACCTTTGGGATTTTGATCGTTGCTTATTTTTTTTATTTTTTGAAGCATGATGAGATACATCATGGATTGTTCGTTTTTCCTTCGATTTTTGTTTGGATTTTGATGTTTCTTCCTTATGGGGTGAGGGATTTTTTTTCGATTTACTCGTTTTTTACGTGGATTAACTTTGGGATTTGGATTTTTCTCGCATTTAAGTTGTTTGGTTCAATCACCTTTGTTGTGAAAAATCAAACATGA